AAAGCTCCTGGGCACCGCCGATCTGCTGCCCGAGGAATCGGCGCGCTGGACGCACGCGGAAGCGATCGTCCGCGCCACGATGCGGCGATTCGGTTTCGGGGAGATTCGCACCCCGATCATGGAGCCGACCGGCCTCTTCGAAAAAGGAACCGGCGCCAGCACCGACATCGTGCAAAAGGAAATGTACACCTTCACCGACCGCGGCGACCGCTCGATCACGCTAAGGCCCGAGGGCACGCCCTCGGCGGTACGCGCCTATCTCGAAGCCAGTCTGGGCGCCCAGCGCCCGGTCTGGAAACTGTTCTACTCCGGGCCGATGTTTCGCGCCGAACGTCCACAGAAAGGACGGCTGCGCCAGTTCCATCAATACGGCGCCGAGCTGGTCGGGTCGGCATTGCCCGCCGCCGATGTCGAGATCATCACGCTCGCCGAAGCGACATTGCGCGACCTCGGAGTCGGCGAGTTCTCACTGATCCTCAACTCCATCGGCGATGCCGATGCCCGCAATGCGCATAATGCGGCACTGCGCGACTATCTCGGACGCGATGATGTGCGGACCAAACTCTGCGACGACTGCATCCGCCGCGCCGCGACCAATCCCTTGCGCATCTTCGACTGCAAGAAGGAATCGTGTTTACGCCTGATTGCCAGGGCGCCGACCATCGATGGATACCTGACGGACGATGACCGGTCACACTTCGATACTGTCCGCTCGTCATTGAAATCGTTGGGCATCCCCTACGAGATCGATGTGCGCATGGTGCGCGGCCTGGATTATTACACGCGCACAACGTTTGAGATCAAATCGAGCCGGCTGGGTGCGCAGGATTCGTTGTTGGGCGGCGGACGCTACGACCGCTTGGTCGAATTGTACGACGGCCCGCCGACCCCCGCGGTCGGCTTTGCGGCGGGCTGGGAGCGGATCCTCGATGTGCGGGAGATGGCGGGCGCCCCTCCCAATGCATCGCCGCCGCTCGATGTTTTCGTCTGCACGCTCGGCGAACAGGCGCAGACGCGCGCGGCGCATATCCTGGCGGCGATTCGCACGCTGGGATTCTCAGCCGACCGTGACTTCCTGGGGCGCGGCCTGAAGGCGCAAATGAAGGACGCCGACAGGTCGGGCGCGCGCTATGTTCTGATTGTCGGCGATGATGAAATCGCCCGCGGCCGATTCACGCTGCGCCGCATGGACACATCGGAACAAACCGATATCGATGCCGATCATACAAAGTGGACACAAGGGACATTTGCGGTGTAGGGTGGCACAAGGTGTGTGGACGCCAGGCGTCCTCGCCTGGCGCAACCCACGCTGGCGGGGAACGGCTGGCCGGCTCTGTGACTATGGTGGATTCAATGTGACTTCACTCCGCCACGCGAGGACGCGCGGCGTGCACGATCGGTGTTAGATCGCCCATGCTCCCCATCGAAGCCATCAAACGCACCCACACCTGCGGGCAACTGCGTGCCGAGCACACGGGACAGACTGTGCGTCTCAACGGCTGGGTCGCGCGCTGGCGCAACCTCGGCGGACTGCTCTTCATCGATCTGCGCGACCGCTACGGCATCACGCAGATCGTCTTTCATCCCGAACATGTCGACGCCGCGATGATGGACACCGCCTCGGCGTTGCGCGCCGAGAGCGTGATCGGCATCGAAGGCACAGTCCAGCTACGTCCGGCCGGAACCGAGAACAGCAAACTGCCGACCGGACAAATCGAAGTCGCCGTATCACGACTCGTCATCCTCAACCGCGCCGAGACGCCGCCGTTTGAAATCGTCGACGACACCAACGCCTCCGAAGACTTGCGCCTGAAGTACCGTTATCTCGATCTGCGCCGCAAACCGTTGCAGCAACGCTTGCACGTGCGACACGATGCCGCGCTGGCGACACGCGAATATCTCAGCAGCCAGCATTTCCTCGAAATCGAAACACCGCTCTTGATGCGTTCCACCCCCGAGGGCGCGCGCGACTATATCGTGCCGTCGCGCGTCCACAAAGGCCGCTTCTACGCGCTGCCGCAGTCGCCGCAGTTGATGAAGCAGATATTGATGGTCTCCGGTTTCGACCGCTACTTCCAACTGGCCCGCTGCCTGCGCGATGAAGACTTACGCGCCGACCGTCAGCCCGAACACACGCAAATCGATCTGGAGATGACCTTCGTCACTCCCGACGACGTCTTCGCCGTCGTCGAGGGATTAATGAAGCACGTGTTCCGCAAAGTCCTCGACGTCGACGTCATCACGCCGTTCGGACGGATGACCTTCGACGAGTCAATGGACACCTACGGCATCGACAAGCCCGACCTGCGTTACGATCTGCCGATTGTCACGCTCAACGACTCAGTCAAGGGCTCCGGATTTCGCGTGTTCGATGACACGGTCGCCAATGGCGGGCGCGTCGCCGCTATCAGAGCGCCGGCATGGGCCAACCTCTCACGCAAGCAGATCAGCGATTTGGAAGAGCTGGTCAAAGCCGAAGGCGCGGCGGGGCTCGCCTACATCTTATATCAGGAAGAAGGGGTCAAATCGCCGATCGCGAAGTTCCTCTCGCCGGAATCACTCGACAAAATCACCGGCGCGACCGAGGCGCGCGTCGGCGATGCAGTGCTCATGGTCGCCGCCGATGTGAGGACCTGTCGCAAGGCGCTGGGGCAACTGCGCATCCGCATCGCGCGAGAACTCGGCCACATCCGTCCCGGCAAATGGGCATTCACCTGGGTGCATTCATTCCCGCTCTTCGAATACAACGCCGAAGCCGGTCGCTACGATGCCATGCACAACATCGTCACGCATCCCTTCGAGGAAGACCTGCCCAAGCTCGAGGCGGGCTTTTCGACCGACATTCCCGGCGGCGATCCGCGTCACCCGTGGGAACAGATTCGCGGCCACCAATACGACTTGGTGCTCAACGGTGTCGAGCTTGCTTCCGGCGGCATGCGCAACTACCGCGCCGACCTGCAAAAGCGCGTGCTCAACGCCTTGGGCATCGACGATGACCGCGCCGAACGGATGTTCGGTTTTCTATTGGAGTCCTTCAAGTACGGCGCCCCGCCGCACGGCGGCATCGCGCTCGGCTTCGACCGCGTGGTCGCGCTGTTGTGCGGCTGCGACTCGATCCGCGAAGTCATCGCCTTCCCCAAGACCACGCAGGCGCAATCGCTGATGGATGGCTCCCCGTCATCCGTCGACCCGCATCAGTTGGCGGAGCTGGGGATAGAAATCAGCGGCAAGTGACGGCGAATGAGTGGGGCGGACGTCTTGTTCCTGTGCAGGCCAGACGTCCTCGTCTGGCCTGCCCCCGTCAGGTGGCAGAACACACCCTGACTTGTTGACGAATCATGCTTAGCTGTGGGATTGCACAGATGCACGTACGCAAAGAGCATGAGTGTCTATTGGCCGGGTGCCCGCGACGACATCGCGAGCTGTGTGCCCGCACCCTGGTGGCGGAATCCCCGTCGGAGGGTGGGGCACGAACATGCGGAATCCGTAGAACGTCGATCCATCGAACCCCATGGATGGGCGCAATGAATTGCTTGTCCTGAGCGCAGTGTGAGGGCGCCCCCACGACCTCCATTTCATACGGCGTAACTCTCTGAGCCCCAAACGCATGGGATACATGCGCCAACGCCCTGCCACATTTCCCCGCCCAAACCTCCTCGGCCGCGTATATTCCCATCCGCAGGACAATGACGCGACAAGCGGGGGCGATTACATCGCGGGCGAACAGTCCGATATTACCTGAGTAAGACATCATACAGCCCGATCCCGGTGAGAATTGTCTGATACGCTTTGAGTAAACCCAGCCAGCGAATCATTTCGATTGAAGGATGCGACCCGCGCGTGTTGCTCGGGCGGCATGGTGTCTTTTTGCCGCTGATCGAGGCGCGTTTCGGCGTGGCGCTGACCGCGCGCGGCGAAGAGATCATCGCCGTCGGCAAGCCCGAAGATGTGGATTCGGTCGCGCGGCTCATTGACGACCTGATGACCCACATCGCCAAGACCGGCGAACTCTCCGAGCGTTATTTGCACTACGCGATGACGATCATCGGCGAGGGGCAGGAGGGGCCCTCAGCGCAACTCGAAGCCGCCGCGCCGGGTGGAACGCGCTTTAAGATCACTGCCAAGACGTTGGGGCAGAAGGAGTACCTTGAAGCGATCGAGAACTACGATCTGACTATCGCCATCGGTCCCGCCGGCACGGGAAAGACATACCTTGCGGTCGCCATGGCGGTCGCCGAACTGAAAGCCAAGCTGGTCAACCGCATCGTCTTGGCCCGTCCGGCGGTCGAGGCGGGCGAATCGCTCGGCTTCCTGCCGGGAGACATGCGCGCCAAGGTCGACCCGTACCTGCGGCCGGTCTATGATGCCATGTACGACATGATGCCGACCGACAAAATGCACCGCATGCTGGAGAACAACACGATCGAGATCGCGCCGTTGGCGTTTATGCGCGGGCGCACGCTCAACAACGCCTTTGTCATTCTCGATGAAGCGCAAAACACGACCGCCGGGCAGATGAAGATGTTTTTGACCCGTCTGGGCGAGCGTTCCAAGGCGGTGGTCACCGGCGACATTACGCAAATCGATCTGGACAATCCGGCCGCTTCGGGCCTGCTTTTGGTCGAAAAGATTCTTTCGGGGATTAAAGGGGTGGCTTTCGTGCGGCTGACCGAACGCGATATCGTGCGGCATCGACTGGTGGGCGAGATCGTCCGCGCCTTCGACCGTCACGAACAGGCGTTGCGCGCCGCCGGGGCGGATCTTTCCAACGGCACCAACGGCCTTCCGTCCAGCCCGGTCCGTCGTCCCCATCGCAAGGCGCCCTTCGGGACACGGACCGCGCCCTCAACCTCGCTGCAATCCCGGCCGTAAC
Above is a window of Candidatus Zixiibacteriota bacterium DNA encoding:
- the hisS gene encoding histidine--tRNA ligase, giving the protein MRVMRDGFQKLLGTADLLPEESARWTHAEAIVRATMRRFGFGEIRTPIMEPTGLFEKGTGASTDIVQKEMYTFTDRGDRSITLRPEGTPSAVRAYLEASLGAQRPVWKLFYSGPMFRAERPQKGRLRQFHQYGAELVGSALPAADVEIITLAEATLRDLGVGEFSLILNSIGDADARNAHNAALRDYLGRDDVRTKLCDDCIRRAATNPLRIFDCKKESCLRLIARAPTIDGYLTDDDRSHFDTVRSSLKSLGIPYEIDVRMVRGLDYYTRTTFEIKSSRLGAQDSLLGGGRYDRLVELYDGPPTPAVGFAAGWERILDVREMAGAPPNASPPLDVFVCTLGEQAQTRAAHILAAIRTLGFSADRDFLGRGLKAQMKDADRSGARYVLIVGDDEIARGRFTLRRMDTSEQTDIDADHTKWTQGTFAV
- the aspS gene encoding aspartate--tRNA ligase, with protein sequence MLPIEAIKRTHTCGQLRAEHTGQTVRLNGWVARWRNLGGLLFIDLRDRYGITQIVFHPEHVDAAMMDTASALRAESVIGIEGTVQLRPAGTENSKLPTGQIEVAVSRLVILNRAETPPFEIVDDTNASEDLRLKYRYLDLRRKPLQQRLHVRHDAALATREYLSSQHFLEIETPLLMRSTPEGARDYIVPSRVHKGRFYALPQSPQLMKQILMVSGFDRYFQLARCLRDEDLRADRQPEHTQIDLEMTFVTPDDVFAVVEGLMKHVFRKVLDVDVITPFGRMTFDESMDTYGIDKPDLRYDLPIVTLNDSVKGSGFRVFDDTVANGGRVAAIRAPAWANLSRKQISDLEELVKAEGAAGLAYILYQEEGVKSPIAKFLSPESLDKITGATEARVGDAVLMVAADVRTCRKALGQLRIRIARELGHIRPGKWAFTWVHSFPLFEYNAEAGRYDAMHNIVTHPFEEDLPKLEAGFSTDIPGGDPRHPWEQIRGHQYDLVLNGVELASGGMRNYRADLQKRVLNALGIDDDRAERMFGFLLESFKYGAPPHGGIALGFDRVVALLCGCDSIREVIAFPKTTQAQSLMDGSPSSVDPHQLAELGIEISGK
- a CDS encoding PhoH family protein, producing the protein MSKPSQRIISIEGCDPRVLLGRHGVFLPLIEARFGVALTARGEEIIAVGKPEDVDSVARLIDDLMTHIAKTGELSERYLHYAMTIIGEGQEGPSAQLEAAAPGGTRFKITAKTLGQKEYLEAIENYDLTIAIGPAGTGKTYLAVAMAVAELKAKLVNRIVLARPAVEAGESLGFLPGDMRAKVDPYLRPVYDAMYDMMPTDKMHRMLENNTIEIAPLAFMRGRTLNNAFVILDEAQNTTAGQMKMFLTRLGERSKAVVTGDITQIDLDNPAASGLLLVEKILSGIKGVAFVRLTERDIVRHRLVGEIVRAFDRHEQALRAAGADLSNGTNGLPSSPVRRPHRKAPFGTRTAPSTSLQSRP